In a single window of the Megalobrama amblycephala isolate DHTTF-2021 linkage group LG3, ASM1881202v1, whole genome shotgun sequence genome:
- the vrk3 gene encoding inactive serine/threonine-protein kinase VRK3 isoform X5 yields MVNFCPECGSKLQLGFKFCPSCGGRLPEDSTEAVTSQLSELHPCSVLSSVSAMEDQRSLPSTRKRKTPPLVKEEEEVSKKTLSIITQTPDKKSLKSPGKGKASPQVKQQEEAKQSCSFTLQTPDKTHSMSPRKLKASPQVKNEEAKQTSSFIQSPSKCKGRKRVCTVEPVQEGLVVCDQSSKKWKLVELLWQTELDLTYAVCQANQHADPNECQYMLRLGAKEGHLFNEQNFHLRAAKPDAVEKWMKMHKLDFLGIPPCVGFGLHEAYRFLVFPSIGQPLQTVIDEGTGSLSEKAVLQLALRLLDSLEFIHEKEYAHADIHAGNIYISTDSHTEAFLSGFGHAFRFCPGGKHVEYRQGSRTAHQGNVNFISVDSHKGAGPSRRSDLQSLGYCMLCWMTGSLPWSHLSQISSIAAEKEKYVSDIPGLLSCCYKQKKASSALQEYLSAVMTLQYTEKPDYTLLKAGLHKSLQKMGGSLNESLNLQVKP; encoded by the exons ATGGTGAATTTCTGTCCTGAGTGTGGTTCAAAGTTACAGCTTGGGTTCAAATTCTGTCCTTCATGTGGTGGAAGACTCCCAGAAGACTCGACAGAAGCTGTAACTTCACAGCTATCCGAGCTTCATCCATGCTCTGTGCTTTCATCTGTGAGTGCCATGGAAG ATCAGAGGTCTCTGCCATCTACTCGAAAGCGAAAGACACCCCCCCTGGTGAAAGAGGAGGAAGAAGTGTCAAAGAAAACATTGTCTATAATAACTCAAACCCCAG ATAAGAAGTCTTTGAAATCTCCTGGAAAGGGAAAGGCATCCCCCCAGGTTAAACAACAAGAGGAGGCGAAGCAATCTTGTTCGTTTACACTTCAAACTCCAG ATAAGACGCATTCGATGTCACCTCGAAAACTTAAGGCTTCCCCCCAGGTTAAAAATGAGGAGGCAAAGCAAACATCTTCATTTATTCAAAGCCCAT CTAAATGCAAAGGCAGGAAGCGGGTGTGCACCGTGGAGCCTGTCCAGGAGGGTCTGGTGGTTTGTGACCAGTCAAGCAAAAAGTGGAAGCTGGTTGAACTTCTGTGGCAAACAGAATTAGATCTGACATATGCAG TGTGCCAGGCAAATCAGCATGCAGACCCAAATGAATGCCAGTACATGTTGAGATTG GGTGCTAAAGAAGGACACCTGTTCAATGAGCAGAACTTCCATCTGAGAGCAGCCAAACCTGATGCAG TGGAGAAATGGATGAAAATGCACAAATTGGACTTCCTTGGGATTCCACCATGTGTAGGATTTGGTCTCCATGAAGCATATAG GTTTTTAGTTTTTCCCAGCATAGGCCAACCACTGCAGACAGTCATAGATGAAGGGACCGGTTCCCTCTCTGAGAAGGCTGTTCTTCAACTTGCACTACGACTA TTGGATTCACTTGAATTCATCCACGAGAAGGAATATGCCCATGCAGACATCCATGCAGGGAATATTTACATCAGCACTGACAGTCACACAGAG gCTTTCTTGTCTGGCTTTGGTCACGCATTTAGGTTTTGCCCTGGTGGAAAGCACGTGGAGTACCGACAGGGTAGCCGCACTGCTCACCAGGGTAACGTCAACTTCATCAGCGTGGATTCTCACAAGGGGGCTG GTCCCTCTCGTCGCAGTGACCTGCAGTCTCTAGGTTACTGTATGCTGTGTTGGATGACGGGCTCACTACCCTGGAGTCACCTCTCTCAAATAAGCTCTATTGCTGCAGAGAAGGAGAA GTATGTTTCTGACATCCCTGGACTTCTGAGTTGCTGTTACAAACAGAAGAAAGCTTCAA GTGCATTACAAGAATATCTGTCTGCTGTGATGACCCTGCAGTATACTGAGAAACCAGATTACACCCTTCTGAAAGCTGGACTTCATAAGAGCTTACAGAAAATGGGTGGGAGTCtgaatgaatcactgaatctGCAG GTGAAACCATAA
- the LOC125264674 gene encoding zinc finger BED domain-containing protein isoform X1, which yields MRGNFTQRRLPSRIRQSVSQYSKSTRSKMAARKRSIVWSFFQAEDDRRVLCLLCMKTVLYFGHTTNMLRHLRTKHPSDFSSLDKRKPATDAVSKRNDTGCVEVTVLMDEQQVEVESVGEDGEMDGAIKGILRAAAGEGTAEAEVADEEAEGPVDEGDGKEIQEDEVPGNTRKWSSVWVHYRKLGQEPRALCLLCMEKIQHRSSTSNLIRHLQHKHPNEFAQLEDHPQKRANKRKSEDPSRLASSPTLASGTPTRSQIVSPKRDVRSPCSTSLDRYSGAKWSEGVRILERERELTEALRRVQQEEGRSIQLQKELLQQFREMDAERRVLQNQKCEQEQEHARLRKEKEDLQKEKNELQREKEEMQKEREEFQKEKEELEKQKQELDSWKNSHAQGQTAGFYNC from the exons ATGCGCGGGAATTTCACGCAAAGAAGGTTACCATCTAGAATAAGgcaatcagtcagtcagtatTCAAAGTCGACTCGTTCGAAAATGGCGGCACGAAAGCGAAGTATAGTCTGGTCATTTTTCCAAGCTGAGGATGACAGAAGAGTATTGTGTCTTCTTTGTATGAAGACGGTTTTGTATTTTGGTCACACAACAAACATGCTTCGCCATTTACGAACGAAACACCCGTCAGATTTTTCCTCGTTGGACAAAAGGAAGCCCGCGACAGATGCGGTATCCAAGCGCAACGACACTGGTTGCGTGGAAG TTACAGTGTTAATGGACGAGCAACAGGTAGAGGTGGAGTCTGTGGGAGAAGATGGAGAAATGGATGGTGCCATCAAAGGAATCCTCCGTGCTGCAGCTGGAGAGGGGACAGCTGAAGCAGAGGTGGCTGATGAGGAAGCCGAGGGGCCTGTTGATGAAGGGGATGGGAAAGAAATACAAGAGGATGAAGTCCCAGGTAATACTCGCAAGTGGAGCTCCGTGTGGGTGCACTATCGGAAGCTTGGCCAGGAGCCACGAGCCCTGTGCTTGCTCTGCATGGAGAAGATCCAGCACCGGAGTAGCACAAGTAACCTTATCAGACATCTACAGCATAAGCATCCCAATGAGTTTGCACAACTTGAGGATCACCCACAAAAGCGGGCTAACAAGCGCAAATCTGAAGATCCGAGCCGGCTCGCTTCCTCTCCCACATTAGCGAGCGGGACCCCGACCAGATCGCAAATTGTGTCACCGAAGCGTGACGTCCGTTCACCCTGCAGTACCAGCCTAGACAGATACTCGG gtgCTAAGTGGTCTGAGGGTGTGCGTATATTGGAAAGAGAGCGGGAGCTGACAGAGGCGTTGAGGCGTGTCCAGCAGGAAGAGGGGCGGAGCATACAGCTGCAGAAAGAGTTACTGCAGCAGTTCCGTGAAATGGATGCTGAGCGCCGAGTGCTTCAAAACCAGAAATGTGAACAAGAGCAGGAGCACGCAAGGTTGCGGAAGGAAAAAGAAGACCTCCAGAAGGAGAAGAATGAACTCCAGAGGGAAAAAGAGGAGATGcagaaggagagagaggagtttcagaaagagaaagaagagcTGGAGAAGCAGAAACAAGAACTGGACTCCTGGAAAAATTCTCATGCACAGGGACAGACTGCTGGATTTTACAATTGTTGA
- the vrk3 gene encoding inactive serine/threonine-protein kinase VRK3 isoform X4 → MVNFCPECGSKLQLGFKFCPSCGGRLPEDSTEAVTSQLSELHPCSVLSSVSAMEDQRSLPSTRKRKTPPLVKEEEEVSKKTLSIITQTPDFCIIPDKKSLKSPGKGKASPQVKQQEEAKQSCSFTLQTPDKTHSMSPRKLKASPQVKNEEAKQTSSFIQSPSKCKGRKRVCTVEPVQEGLVVCDQSSKKWKLVELLWQTELDLTYAVCQANQHADPNECQYMLRLGAKEGHLFNEQNFHLRAAKPDAVEKWMKMHKLDFLGIPPCVGFGLHEAYRFLVFPSIGQPLQTVIDEGTGSLSEKAVLQLALRLLDSLEFIHEKEYAHADIHAGNIYISTDSHTEAFLSGFGHAFRFCPGGKHVEYRQGSRTAHQGNVNFISVDSHKGAGPSRRSDLQSLGYCMLCWMTGSLPWSHLSQISSIAAEKEKYVSDIPGLLSCCYKQKKASSALQEYLSAVMTLQYTEKPDYTLLKAGLHKSLQKMGGSLNESLNLQVKP, encoded by the exons ATGGTGAATTTCTGTCCTGAGTGTGGTTCAAAGTTACAGCTTGGGTTCAAATTCTGTCCTTCATGTGGTGGAAGACTCCCAGAAGACTCGACAGAAGCTGTAACTTCACAGCTATCCGAGCTTCATCCATGCTCTGTGCTTTCATCTGTGAGTGCCATGGAAG ATCAGAGGTCTCTGCCATCTACTCGAAAGCGAAAGACACCCCCCCTGGTGAAAGAGGAGGAAGAAGTGTCAAAGAAAACATTGTCTATAATAACTCAAACCCCAG ACTTTTGCATTATCCCAGATAAGAAGTCTTTGAAATCTCCTGGAAAGGGAAAGGCATCCCCCCAGGTTAAACAACAAGAGGAGGCGAAGCAATCTTGTTCGTTTACACTTCAAACTCCAG ATAAGACGCATTCGATGTCACCTCGAAAACTTAAGGCTTCCCCCCAGGTTAAAAATGAGGAGGCAAAGCAAACATCTTCATTTATTCAAAGCCCAT CTAAATGCAAAGGCAGGAAGCGGGTGTGCACCGTGGAGCCTGTCCAGGAGGGTCTGGTGGTTTGTGACCAGTCAAGCAAAAAGTGGAAGCTGGTTGAACTTCTGTGGCAAACAGAATTAGATCTGACATATGCAG TGTGCCAGGCAAATCAGCATGCAGACCCAAATGAATGCCAGTACATGTTGAGATTG GGTGCTAAAGAAGGACACCTGTTCAATGAGCAGAACTTCCATCTGAGAGCAGCCAAACCTGATGCAG TGGAGAAATGGATGAAAATGCACAAATTGGACTTCCTTGGGATTCCACCATGTGTAGGATTTGGTCTCCATGAAGCATATAG GTTTTTAGTTTTTCCCAGCATAGGCCAACCACTGCAGACAGTCATAGATGAAGGGACCGGTTCCCTCTCTGAGAAGGCTGTTCTTCAACTTGCACTACGACTA TTGGATTCACTTGAATTCATCCACGAGAAGGAATATGCCCATGCAGACATCCATGCAGGGAATATTTACATCAGCACTGACAGTCACACAGAG gCTTTCTTGTCTGGCTTTGGTCACGCATTTAGGTTTTGCCCTGGTGGAAAGCACGTGGAGTACCGACAGGGTAGCCGCACTGCTCACCAGGGTAACGTCAACTTCATCAGCGTGGATTCTCACAAGGGGGCTG GTCCCTCTCGTCGCAGTGACCTGCAGTCTCTAGGTTACTGTATGCTGTGTTGGATGACGGGCTCACTACCCTGGAGTCACCTCTCTCAAATAAGCTCTATTGCTGCAGAGAAGGAGAA GTATGTTTCTGACATCCCTGGACTTCTGAGTTGCTGTTACAAACAGAAGAAAGCTTCAA GTGCATTACAAGAATATCTGTCTGCTGTGATGACCCTGCAGTATACTGAGAAACCAGATTACACCCTTCTGAAAGCTGGACTTCATAAGAGCTTACAGAAAATGGGTGGGAGTCtgaatgaatcactgaatctGCAG GTGAAACCATAA
- the vrk3 gene encoding inactive serine/threonine-protein kinase VRK3 isoform X1, which translates to MVNFCPECGSKLQLGFKFCPSCGGRLPEDSTEAVTSQLSELHPCSVLSSVSAMEVDSAGDSSKSALIRPPLRSTRRKTLSSTATDCVDQRSLPSTRKRKTPPLVKEEEEVSKKTLSIITQTPDFCIIPDKKSLKSPGKGKASPQVKQQEEAKQSCSFTLQTPDKTHSMSPRKLKASPQVKNEEAKQTSSFIQSPSKCKGRKRVCTVEPVQEGLVVCDQSSKKWKLVELLWQTELDLTYAVCQANQHADPNECQYMLRLGAKEGHLFNEQNFHLRAAKPDAVEKWMKMHKLDFLGIPPCVGFGLHEAYRFLVFPSIGQPLQTVIDEGTGSLSEKAVLQLALRLLDSLEFIHEKEYAHADIHAGNIYISTDSHTEAFLSGFGHAFRFCPGGKHVEYRQGSRTAHQGNVNFISVDSHKGAGPSRRSDLQSLGYCMLCWMTGSLPWSHLSQISSIAAEKEKYVSDIPGLLSCCYKQKKASSALQEYLSAVMTLQYTEKPDYTLLKAGLHKSLQKMGGSLNESLNLQVKP; encoded by the exons ATGGTGAATTTCTGTCCTGAGTGTGGTTCAAAGTTACAGCTTGGGTTCAAATTCTGTCCTTCATGTGGTGGAAGACTCCCAGAAGACTCGACAGAAGCTGTAACTTCACAGCTATCCGAGCTTCATCCATGCTCTGTGCTTTCATCTGTGAGTGCCATGGAAG TAGATTCTGCTGGAGACTCCTCAAAATCTGCACTGATTCGCCCACCTTTGCGTTCGACACGACGAAAGACCTTGAGTAGCACAGCCACGGACTGTGTTG ATCAGAGGTCTCTGCCATCTACTCGAAAGCGAAAGACACCCCCCCTGGTGAAAGAGGAGGAAGAAGTGTCAAAGAAAACATTGTCTATAATAACTCAAACCCCAG ACTTTTGCATTATCCCAGATAAGAAGTCTTTGAAATCTCCTGGAAAGGGAAAGGCATCCCCCCAGGTTAAACAACAAGAGGAGGCGAAGCAATCTTGTTCGTTTACACTTCAAACTCCAG ATAAGACGCATTCGATGTCACCTCGAAAACTTAAGGCTTCCCCCCAGGTTAAAAATGAGGAGGCAAAGCAAACATCTTCATTTATTCAAAGCCCAT CTAAATGCAAAGGCAGGAAGCGGGTGTGCACCGTGGAGCCTGTCCAGGAGGGTCTGGTGGTTTGTGACCAGTCAAGCAAAAAGTGGAAGCTGGTTGAACTTCTGTGGCAAACAGAATTAGATCTGACATATGCAG TGTGCCAGGCAAATCAGCATGCAGACCCAAATGAATGCCAGTACATGTTGAGATTG GGTGCTAAAGAAGGACACCTGTTCAATGAGCAGAACTTCCATCTGAGAGCAGCCAAACCTGATGCAG TGGAGAAATGGATGAAAATGCACAAATTGGACTTCCTTGGGATTCCACCATGTGTAGGATTTGGTCTCCATGAAGCATATAG GTTTTTAGTTTTTCCCAGCATAGGCCAACCACTGCAGACAGTCATAGATGAAGGGACCGGTTCCCTCTCTGAGAAGGCTGTTCTTCAACTTGCACTACGACTA TTGGATTCACTTGAATTCATCCACGAGAAGGAATATGCCCATGCAGACATCCATGCAGGGAATATTTACATCAGCACTGACAGTCACACAGAG gCTTTCTTGTCTGGCTTTGGTCACGCATTTAGGTTTTGCCCTGGTGGAAAGCACGTGGAGTACCGACAGGGTAGCCGCACTGCTCACCAGGGTAACGTCAACTTCATCAGCGTGGATTCTCACAAGGGGGCTG GTCCCTCTCGTCGCAGTGACCTGCAGTCTCTAGGTTACTGTATGCTGTGTTGGATGACGGGCTCACTACCCTGGAGTCACCTCTCTCAAATAAGCTCTATTGCTGCAGAGAAGGAGAA GTATGTTTCTGACATCCCTGGACTTCTGAGTTGCTGTTACAAACAGAAGAAAGCTTCAA GTGCATTACAAGAATATCTGTCTGCTGTGATGACCCTGCAGTATACTGAGAAACCAGATTACACCCTTCTGAAAGCTGGACTTCATAAGAGCTTACAGAAAATGGGTGGGAGTCtgaatgaatcactgaatctGCAG GTGAAACCATAA
- the vrk3 gene encoding inactive serine/threonine-protein kinase VRK3 isoform X3 — translation MVNFCPECGSKLQLGFKFCPSCGGRLPEDSTEAVTSQLSELHPCSVLSSVSAMEVDSAGDSSKSALIRPPLRSTRRKTLSSTATDCVDQRSLPSTRKRKTPPLVKEEEEVSKKTLSIITQTPDKKSLKSPGKGKASPQVKQQEEAKQSCSFTLQTPDKTHSMSPRKLKASPQVKNEEAKQTSSFIQSPSKCKGRKRVCTVEPVQEGLVVCDQSSKKWKLVELLWQTELDLTYAVCQANQHADPNECQYMLRLGAKEGHLFNEQNFHLRAAKPDAVEKWMKMHKLDFLGIPPCVGFGLHEAYRFLVFPSIGQPLQTVIDEGTGSLSEKAVLQLALRLLDSLEFIHEKEYAHADIHAGNIYISTDSHTEAFLSGFGHAFRFCPGGKHVEYRQGSRTAHQGNVNFISVDSHKGAGPSRRSDLQSLGYCMLCWMTGSLPWSHLSQISSIAAEKEKYVSDIPGLLSCCYKQKKASSALQEYLSAVMTLQYTEKPDYTLLKAGLHKSLQKMGGSLNESLNLQVKP, via the exons ATGGTGAATTTCTGTCCTGAGTGTGGTTCAAAGTTACAGCTTGGGTTCAAATTCTGTCCTTCATGTGGTGGAAGACTCCCAGAAGACTCGACAGAAGCTGTAACTTCACAGCTATCCGAGCTTCATCCATGCTCTGTGCTTTCATCTGTGAGTGCCATGGAAG TAGATTCTGCTGGAGACTCCTCAAAATCTGCACTGATTCGCCCACCTTTGCGTTCGACACGACGAAAGACCTTGAGTAGCACAGCCACGGACTGTGTTG ATCAGAGGTCTCTGCCATCTACTCGAAAGCGAAAGACACCCCCCCTGGTGAAAGAGGAGGAAGAAGTGTCAAAGAAAACATTGTCTATAATAACTCAAACCCCAG ATAAGAAGTCTTTGAAATCTCCTGGAAAGGGAAAGGCATCCCCCCAGGTTAAACAACAAGAGGAGGCGAAGCAATCTTGTTCGTTTACACTTCAAACTCCAG ATAAGACGCATTCGATGTCACCTCGAAAACTTAAGGCTTCCCCCCAGGTTAAAAATGAGGAGGCAAAGCAAACATCTTCATTTATTCAAAGCCCAT CTAAATGCAAAGGCAGGAAGCGGGTGTGCACCGTGGAGCCTGTCCAGGAGGGTCTGGTGGTTTGTGACCAGTCAAGCAAAAAGTGGAAGCTGGTTGAACTTCTGTGGCAAACAGAATTAGATCTGACATATGCAG TGTGCCAGGCAAATCAGCATGCAGACCCAAATGAATGCCAGTACATGTTGAGATTG GGTGCTAAAGAAGGACACCTGTTCAATGAGCAGAACTTCCATCTGAGAGCAGCCAAACCTGATGCAG TGGAGAAATGGATGAAAATGCACAAATTGGACTTCCTTGGGATTCCACCATGTGTAGGATTTGGTCTCCATGAAGCATATAG GTTTTTAGTTTTTCCCAGCATAGGCCAACCACTGCAGACAGTCATAGATGAAGGGACCGGTTCCCTCTCTGAGAAGGCTGTTCTTCAACTTGCACTACGACTA TTGGATTCACTTGAATTCATCCACGAGAAGGAATATGCCCATGCAGACATCCATGCAGGGAATATTTACATCAGCACTGACAGTCACACAGAG gCTTTCTTGTCTGGCTTTGGTCACGCATTTAGGTTTTGCCCTGGTGGAAAGCACGTGGAGTACCGACAGGGTAGCCGCACTGCTCACCAGGGTAACGTCAACTTCATCAGCGTGGATTCTCACAAGGGGGCTG GTCCCTCTCGTCGCAGTGACCTGCAGTCTCTAGGTTACTGTATGCTGTGTTGGATGACGGGCTCACTACCCTGGAGTCACCTCTCTCAAATAAGCTCTATTGCTGCAGAGAAGGAGAA GTATGTTTCTGACATCCCTGGACTTCTGAGTTGCTGTTACAAACAGAAGAAAGCTTCAA GTGCATTACAAGAATATCTGTCTGCTGTGATGACCCTGCAGTATACTGAGAAACCAGATTACACCCTTCTGAAAGCTGGACTTCATAAGAGCTTACAGAAAATGGGTGGGAGTCtgaatgaatcactgaatctGCAG GTGAAACCATAA
- the LOC125264674 gene encoding zinc finger BED domain-containing protein isoform X2 — protein MAARKRSIVWSFFQAEDDRRVLCLLCMKTVLYFGHTTNMLRHLRTKHPSDFSSLDKRKPATDAVSKRNDTGCVEVLMDEQQVEVESVGEDGEMDGAIKGILRAAAGEGTAEAEVADEEAEGPVDEGDGKEIQEDEVPGNTRKWSSVWVHYRKLGQEPRALCLLCMEKIQHRSSTSNLIRHLQHKHPNEFAQLEDHPQKRANKRKSEDPSRLASSPTLASGTPTRSQIVSPKRDVRSPCSTSLDRYSGAKWSEGVRILERERELTEALRRVQQEEGRSIQLQKELLQQFREMDAERRVLQNQKCEQEQEHARLRKEKEDLQKEKNELQREKEEMQKEREEFQKEKEELEKQKQELDSWKNSHAQGQTAGFYNC, from the exons ATGGCGGCACGAAAGCGAAGTATAGTCTGGTCATTTTTCCAAGCTGAGGATGACAGAAGAGTATTGTGTCTTCTTTGTATGAAGACGGTTTTGTATTTTGGTCACACAACAAACATGCTTCGCCATTTACGAACGAAACACCCGTCAGATTTTTCCTCGTTGGACAAAAGGAAGCCCGCGACAGATGCGGTATCCAAGCGCAACGACACTGGTTGCGTGGAAG TGTTAATGGACGAGCAACAGGTAGAGGTGGAGTCTGTGGGAGAAGATGGAGAAATGGATGGTGCCATCAAAGGAATCCTCCGTGCTGCAGCTGGAGAGGGGACAGCTGAAGCAGAGGTGGCTGATGAGGAAGCCGAGGGGCCTGTTGATGAAGGGGATGGGAAAGAAATACAAGAGGATGAAGTCCCAGGTAATACTCGCAAGTGGAGCTCCGTGTGGGTGCACTATCGGAAGCTTGGCCAGGAGCCACGAGCCCTGTGCTTGCTCTGCATGGAGAAGATCCAGCACCGGAGTAGCACAAGTAACCTTATCAGACATCTACAGCATAAGCATCCCAATGAGTTTGCACAACTTGAGGATCACCCACAAAAGCGGGCTAACAAGCGCAAATCTGAAGATCCGAGCCGGCTCGCTTCCTCTCCCACATTAGCGAGCGGGACCCCGACCAGATCGCAAATTGTGTCACCGAAGCGTGACGTCCGTTCACCCTGCAGTACCAGCCTAGACAGATACTCGG gtgCTAAGTGGTCTGAGGGTGTGCGTATATTGGAAAGAGAGCGGGAGCTGACAGAGGCGTTGAGGCGTGTCCAGCAGGAAGAGGGGCGGAGCATACAGCTGCAGAAAGAGTTACTGCAGCAGTTCCGTGAAATGGATGCTGAGCGCCGAGTGCTTCAAAACCAGAAATGTGAACAAGAGCAGGAGCACGCAAGGTTGCGGAAGGAAAAAGAAGACCTCCAGAAGGAGAAGAATGAACTCCAGAGGGAAAAAGAGGAGATGcagaaggagagagaggagtttcagaaagagaaagaagagcTGGAGAAGCAGAAACAAGAACTGGACTCCTGGAAAAATTCTCATGCACAGGGACAGACTGCTGGATTTTACAATTGTTGA
- the vrk3 gene encoding inactive serine/threonine-protein kinase VRK3 isoform X2: MVNFCPECGSKLQLGFKFCPSCGGRLPEDSTEAVTSQLSELHPCSVLSSVSAMEDSAGDSSKSALIRPPLRSTRRKTLSSTATDCVDQRSLPSTRKRKTPPLVKEEEEVSKKTLSIITQTPDFCIIPDKKSLKSPGKGKASPQVKQQEEAKQSCSFTLQTPDKTHSMSPRKLKASPQVKNEEAKQTSSFIQSPSKCKGRKRVCTVEPVQEGLVVCDQSSKKWKLVELLWQTELDLTYAVCQANQHADPNECQYMLRLGAKEGHLFNEQNFHLRAAKPDAVEKWMKMHKLDFLGIPPCVGFGLHEAYRFLVFPSIGQPLQTVIDEGTGSLSEKAVLQLALRLLDSLEFIHEKEYAHADIHAGNIYISTDSHTEAFLSGFGHAFRFCPGGKHVEYRQGSRTAHQGNVNFISVDSHKGAGPSRRSDLQSLGYCMLCWMTGSLPWSHLSQISSIAAEKEKYVSDIPGLLSCCYKQKKASSALQEYLSAVMTLQYTEKPDYTLLKAGLHKSLQKMGGSLNESLNLQVKP; encoded by the exons ATGGTGAATTTCTGTCCTGAGTGTGGTTCAAAGTTACAGCTTGGGTTCAAATTCTGTCCTTCATGTGGTGGAAGACTCCCAGAAGACTCGACAGAAGCTGTAACTTCACAGCTATCCGAGCTTCATCCATGCTCTGTGCTTTCATCTGTGAGTGCCATGGAAG ATTCTGCTGGAGACTCCTCAAAATCTGCACTGATTCGCCCACCTTTGCGTTCGACACGACGAAAGACCTTGAGTAGCACAGCCACGGACTGTGTTG ATCAGAGGTCTCTGCCATCTACTCGAAAGCGAAAGACACCCCCCCTGGTGAAAGAGGAGGAAGAAGTGTCAAAGAAAACATTGTCTATAATAACTCAAACCCCAG ACTTTTGCATTATCCCAGATAAGAAGTCTTTGAAATCTCCTGGAAAGGGAAAGGCATCCCCCCAGGTTAAACAACAAGAGGAGGCGAAGCAATCTTGTTCGTTTACACTTCAAACTCCAG ATAAGACGCATTCGATGTCACCTCGAAAACTTAAGGCTTCCCCCCAGGTTAAAAATGAGGAGGCAAAGCAAACATCTTCATTTATTCAAAGCCCAT CTAAATGCAAAGGCAGGAAGCGGGTGTGCACCGTGGAGCCTGTCCAGGAGGGTCTGGTGGTTTGTGACCAGTCAAGCAAAAAGTGGAAGCTGGTTGAACTTCTGTGGCAAACAGAATTAGATCTGACATATGCAG TGTGCCAGGCAAATCAGCATGCAGACCCAAATGAATGCCAGTACATGTTGAGATTG GGTGCTAAAGAAGGACACCTGTTCAATGAGCAGAACTTCCATCTGAGAGCAGCCAAACCTGATGCAG TGGAGAAATGGATGAAAATGCACAAATTGGACTTCCTTGGGATTCCACCATGTGTAGGATTTGGTCTCCATGAAGCATATAG GTTTTTAGTTTTTCCCAGCATAGGCCAACCACTGCAGACAGTCATAGATGAAGGGACCGGTTCCCTCTCTGAGAAGGCTGTTCTTCAACTTGCACTACGACTA TTGGATTCACTTGAATTCATCCACGAGAAGGAATATGCCCATGCAGACATCCATGCAGGGAATATTTACATCAGCACTGACAGTCACACAGAG gCTTTCTTGTCTGGCTTTGGTCACGCATTTAGGTTTTGCCCTGGTGGAAAGCACGTGGAGTACCGACAGGGTAGCCGCACTGCTCACCAGGGTAACGTCAACTTCATCAGCGTGGATTCTCACAAGGGGGCTG GTCCCTCTCGTCGCAGTGACCTGCAGTCTCTAGGTTACTGTATGCTGTGTTGGATGACGGGCTCACTACCCTGGAGTCACCTCTCTCAAATAAGCTCTATTGCTGCAGAGAAGGAGAA GTATGTTTCTGACATCCCTGGACTTCTGAGTTGCTGTTACAAACAGAAGAAAGCTTCAA GTGCATTACAAGAATATCTGTCTGCTGTGATGACCCTGCAGTATACTGAGAAACCAGATTACACCCTTCTGAAAGCTGGACTTCATAAGAGCTTACAGAAAATGGGTGGGAGTCtgaatgaatcactgaatctGCAG GTGAAACCATAA